A single Saccharolobus shibatae B12 DNA region contains:
- a CDS encoding 3-isopropylmalate dehydratase large subunit, with protein sequence MSAKTLTEKILSRASGKDVSPGDVIEAKVDLVAFHDLTGYHVIEVMEKANMIKVFDKSKLVIAFDHLAPPPDVRSAEIQGYIRKFVKSEGIPNFYDINYGILHEVMIEQYANPGQVILAADSHTTTSGAVGAFAQGMGASDIAAAVITGKTWLVVPQPFKVVLEGKPAKWITGKDVALKLLGDFKADYFNGMTLEIFVKDPLSFPMDYRATVSNMGIEMNADALMFIPDQETKRYIKEMRGYEPELVTPDNGAKYADEYAIQLDKMEPLVAAPHSVDNVKVVNELEGTPVDQVYIGSCTNGRLSDFEIAAKIMKGKKVKSRCIAIPASYRMFKEALERGYIQTLVDAGCIVTYGTCGPCLGGHFGIAGPGENVVSTSSRNFKGRMGSNEAKVYLSGPAVAAISALEGKITDPRVI encoded by the coding sequence ATGTCAGCAAAAACGTTAACAGAGAAAATTTTAAGCAGGGCATCGGGAAAGGATGTCTCACCTGGAGATGTTATAGAGGCTAAAGTGGACTTAGTAGCATTTCATGACTTAACTGGTTACCACGTGATAGAGGTAATGGAAAAGGCTAACATGATTAAAGTTTTCGATAAGAGTAAATTGGTAATAGCTTTTGATCATTTAGCTCCACCTCCAGATGTAAGGAGTGCAGAAATTCAAGGCTATATAAGAAAGTTCGTGAAATCGGAAGGTATTCCTAATTTTTACGACATAAATTACGGAATTTTACATGAAGTCATGATAGAGCAATACGCCAACCCTGGACAAGTTATTTTAGCAGCTGATAGTCACACAACCACATCCGGTGCTGTAGGAGCATTTGCTCAAGGTATGGGAGCTAGTGATATTGCAGCCGCTGTAATAACTGGTAAAACTTGGCTAGTAGTTCCACAACCGTTTAAAGTAGTTTTAGAAGGAAAACCTGCTAAATGGATAACTGGGAAGGACGTTGCATTAAAGTTGCTAGGAGACTTTAAGGCAGATTACTTTAATGGAATGACGTTAGAAATCTTTGTCAAGGATCCCTTAAGTTTTCCAATGGATTATAGGGCAACAGTATCAAATATGGGAATTGAAATGAATGCTGACGCATTAATGTTCATACCAGATCAAGAGACTAAGAGATACATCAAAGAAATGAGAGGATACGAACCAGAACTGGTCACACCAGATAATGGAGCGAAATACGCTGATGAATACGCTATTCAATTAGACAAAATGGAACCATTAGTTGCAGCTCCTCATAGTGTAGATAACGTTAAGGTCGTAAATGAATTGGAGGGTACTCCAGTAGATCAGGTTTACATAGGTTCTTGTACAAATGGTAGGCTAAGCGATTTTGAAATAGCTGCTAAAATAATGAAGGGAAAGAAGGTCAAGAGTAGATGTATAGCCATCCCTGCGTCTTACAGAATGTTTAAGGAGGCTTTAGAAAGAGGTTATATACAAACATTAGTTGATGCTGGTTGTATTGTAACGTATGGAACTTGTGGACCTTGCCTAGGTGGTCATTTCGGTATAGCTGGTCCCGGTGAGAATGTTGTATCAACAAGTTCCAGAAACTTTAAAGGGAGAATGGGAAGTAATGAGGCTAAAGTTTACTTATCTGGTCCCGCTGTTGCTGCAATTAGTGCATTAGAAGGTAAGATTACAGATCCCAGGGTGATCTGA
- a CDS encoding cryptochrome/photolyase family protein, translating to MLCLFVFRRDLRLDDNTGLIKALEECKKVVPAFILDPRQVGDENQYKSEFALNFMINSLNELNDELRKRGSKLYVYYGIAEEVIKNLLKEIDAVYLNEDYTPFSKMRDEKIYKYCEESGKNIKFFEDYLLASKNDFMNYKSFTTFYNAVKNKRVKKPIHNNYTNYYKNSLGDEYELPPSREGRGGRKEAIKLIDRAKQIDYTRRDFVAEDNRTFLSPHLKFGTVSVREVYYSLIDNQAIIRQLYWRDFYTLLAYYNNRVFHEPLRREYNCIEWENNERLLQAWIDGKTGYPIIDAGMRQLSRTGDMPNRVRMLVAFFLVKVLLIDWRIGEKYFASKLIDYDPSVNNGNWQWVASVGTDYIFRVFDPWKQQTTYDPEAKYIKRWVDELESYDAEIIHNAYKYTLKNYPKPIVDWRIRVNLAKRLYEVCRKSKIK from the coding sequence GTGCTCTGCCTATTTGTTTTTAGAAGAGATCTAAGGTTAGATGACAACACTGGACTAATTAAAGCTCTAGAGGAATGCAAGAAAGTCGTTCCTGCATTCATATTAGACCCTCGACAAGTTGGCGATGAAAACCAGTACAAATCGGAATTCGCATTAAACTTCATGATTAACTCCTTAAATGAGCTAAATGACGAGCTAAGGAAAAGGGGATCTAAGCTTTACGTCTATTACGGAATTGCAGAAGAGGTAATAAAGAACTTACTTAAAGAGATTGACGCTGTTTATCTTAATGAGGATTACACACCCTTTAGCAAAATGAGAGACGAAAAAATTTACAAATATTGCGAGGAAAGTGGAAAAAATATAAAGTTTTTTGAAGATTACTTACTCGCTTCAAAGAACGATTTTATGAACTATAAGAGCTTTACAACGTTTTACAATGCAGTGAAGAATAAACGGGTAAAGAAACCTATTCATAATAATTACACAAATTATTATAAAAATTCTTTAGGAGACGAATACGAATTACCACCTAGTAGAGAGGGAAGAGGAGGAAGAAAGGAGGCCATTAAATTAATAGATAGAGCAAAGCAAATCGATTATACTAGAAGAGATTTCGTAGCTGAGGATAACAGAACCTTTCTTTCACCTCATCTGAAATTTGGAACTGTATCCGTAAGAGAAGTATATTATTCTCTGATAGATAATCAAGCAATAATTAGGCAATTATATTGGAGGGATTTCTATACCCTATTGGCTTACTATAATAATAGAGTATTTCATGAACCGTTAAGAAGGGAATATAACTGTATTGAGTGGGAGAACAATGAAAGGCTACTTCAAGCCTGGATTGATGGAAAAACTGGATACCCAATAATAGATGCTGGAATGAGGCAATTGAGCCGGACTGGCGATATGCCAAACAGAGTTAGAATGTTGGTCGCATTTTTCTTAGTTAAGGTTCTTTTAATAGATTGGAGAATAGGTGAGAAGTACTTTGCAAGTAAACTAATTGACTATGATCCTTCAGTTAACAATGGAAACTGGCAATGGGTAGCTTCAGTAGGTACTGATTATATATTTAGAGTATTTGATCCTTGGAAGCAACAGACTACATATGACCCAGAGGCAAAGTATATAAAAAGGTGGGTAGATGAATTGGAAAGCTATGACGCAGAGATCATACATAATGCGTACAAATATACTCTGAAGAACTACCCTAAACCTATAGTAGATTGGAGAATAAGGGTAAATCTGGCAAAGAGACTTTACGAGGTATGTAGGAAATCTAAAATAAAATAG
- a CDS encoding glycoside hydrolase family 15 protein, whose product MTRHLILGNGSLTVLYDGNFTIRELYWPLTTTNNLHKGRFGVFVNGKFSWLDNLNPKIGYLDDTLAVYSSFSFEGVNFYLEDVIDMAYDIWIRKISVKGVEDKDVRVFTAFDFHVGGTPDGNTALFDPYSESMIQYKGSRWFLLSPSIPFYQYATGIKEYKGLLGTWKDCEDGELSGNPIAQGSVDFASSFKLYGEDFYIWLVAGKNYNEVRGLSDYVRKRTPQILFKRVEDYWRGWLSKVIDYGEYNSILRRSLLILQSHVQNNGAIIASLDTDIMKFNRDTYNYVWHRDAVFCILALELMGYFDRSRQFFEFTRKLFTINGALFHKYTVDGHFGSTWHPWTLEYLPIQEDETALVLYALWFHFSKWKDVDFIKTYYRPMVKGIADFLVNYREKMTGLPLPSFDLWEERIGIHFYTTITVIAGLRAAADFARFFGEDELARKYEKVADQMRNASDLFWVGDHYARTIYIKEGQVHKIDETVDSSTLLAPIFNVIPIGNSRFAKNLETVIEKLSVKRGLARYEGDQYLKGGGTPNIWFISTLWLSEVYSLMGEKEKAKEKLDWALSKSLPTGVMPEQIDENDNYPSVSPLAWSHAELIRAIYALRNGALDPK is encoded by the coding sequence ATGACTAGACATTTGATTTTAGGCAATGGTTCATTAACAGTCCTATATGATGGTAATTTTACGATAAGGGAATTATATTGGCCGTTAACGACTACAAATAATTTACACAAGGGTAGGTTTGGCGTATTCGTTAATGGTAAGTTCTCATGGTTAGATAATTTAAATCCAAAGATTGGATATTTAGACGATACTTTAGCAGTATATTCCTCTTTTTCCTTTGAGGGAGTCAATTTTTATTTAGAAGATGTAATAGACATGGCTTACGATATTTGGATAAGGAAAATTTCAGTAAAAGGTGTAGAAGATAAGGACGTTAGAGTTTTTACCGCCTTTGATTTTCATGTTGGTGGAACACCAGATGGGAATACCGCACTTTTCGATCCTTACTCTGAGTCTATGATACAATATAAAGGTTCTAGATGGTTTTTGCTTTCACCTTCTATTCCCTTCTACCAGTACGCTACGGGAATTAAGGAATATAAAGGTCTTTTAGGTACATGGAAGGACTGTGAAGATGGTGAACTTTCCGGTAATCCAATTGCCCAAGGTTCTGTCGATTTCGCTAGTAGTTTCAAATTATATGGAGAAGATTTTTACATATGGTTAGTAGCTGGTAAGAATTACAACGAAGTTAGGGGCTTAAGCGATTACGTGAGGAAGAGAACACCCCAGATTCTATTTAAAAGAGTTGAGGACTATTGGAGGGGATGGTTAAGTAAAGTAATCGACTATGGTGAATATAATTCTATTTTGAGGAGAAGTTTACTGATTTTGCAATCTCATGTACAGAACAATGGTGCCATAATAGCGTCACTTGATACTGATATTATGAAGTTCAATAGAGATACGTATAACTACGTGTGGCATAGGGATGCGGTGTTCTGTATTTTAGCTCTTGAGCTAATGGGATATTTTGATAGATCTAGGCAATTCTTTGAGTTCACTAGAAAGCTTTTCACAATAAATGGAGCACTGTTTCACAAATACACTGTTGATGGACATTTCGGTTCCACATGGCATCCCTGGACTCTAGAATATTTGCCTATTCAAGAAGATGAGACTGCATTAGTACTTTACGCCTTATGGTTTCACTTCTCAAAATGGAAGGATGTTGATTTTATAAAGACGTATTATAGACCTATGGTGAAGGGAATAGCTGATTTTCTAGTAAATTATAGAGAAAAGATGACTGGTCTTCCACTTCCCTCATTTGATCTTTGGGAAGAAAGGATTGGTATTCACTTTTATACTACAATAACTGTAATTGCAGGGTTGAGGGCTGCAGCAGATTTTGCCAGATTCTTTGGAGAAGACGAGTTAGCGCGAAAATATGAGAAAGTTGCAGATCAGATGCGTAATGCGTCAGATTTATTCTGGGTCGGTGACCATTACGCTAGAACGATATATATAAAGGAAGGTCAGGTTCACAAGATCGATGAGACCGTTGACTCAAGTACGTTATTGGCGCCAATATTTAATGTAATTCCTATTGGTAATTCTCGTTTTGCAAAGAATTTAGAGACTGTCATAGAGAAGTTAAGTGTTAAAAGGGGATTAGCTAGGTATGAGGGTGATCAATATTTGAAGGGAGGTGGTACTCCCAATATCTGGTTTATATCAACATTATGGTTGTCTGAAGTTTATTCGTTAATGGGTGAGAAAGAGAAGGCTAAGGAGAAGTTAGATTGGGCCTTGTCGAAATCTTTACCAACTGGGGTTATGCCAGAACAAATTGATGAGAACGATAACTATCCATCAGTTTCTCCTTTAGCGTGGAGTCATGCCGAGTTAATAAGGGCAATTTACGCGTTGAGAAACGGCGCATTAGATCCTAAATAA
- a CDS encoding helix-turn-helix domain-containing protein: MQGKNEISMPDGRVADIFNVVKFLYGLSDRDIEILKLLIKSQNALTMEEISSKLNITKSVVNKSILNLEKKNMIIKEKIETSKKGRRAYTYKVDTHYLSKKLLVDIDQLMKDLKVKIAYIVGVEVEKTTSI; encoded by the coding sequence ATGCAAGGTAAAAATGAAATAAGCATGCCAGATGGCAGAGTAGCTGACATATTCAATGTAGTAAAATTTCTCTATGGACTCAGTGATAGGGATATAGAAATTTTAAAACTGCTAATTAAATCCCAAAACGCCCTAACCATGGAGGAAATTTCGAGCAAACTGAATATTACAAAATCTGTTGTAAATAAATCTATACTGAATCTCGAGAAGAAGAATATGATAATTAAAGAAAAAATAGAAACTTCTAAAAAGGGAAGAAGGGCATATACATATAAGGTGGATACACATTATTTAAGCAAGAAATTGCTTGTTGATATAGACCAATTAATGAAAGATTTAAAGGTGAAGATTGCATATATAGTAGGCGTAGAGGTAGAAAAAACTACTAGTATTTAA
- a CDS encoding winged helix-turn-helix domain-containing protein has translation MAKKRSKLEIIQAILEACKTGSPKTRIMYGANLSYALTGRYIKMLMDLEIIKQEGKQYMLTKKGEELLEDIRKFNEMRKDMDQLREKINSVLSIKQ, from the coding sequence ATGGCTAAGAAAAGAAGCAAGCTAGAAATTATACAAGCAATACTTGAGGCGTGTAAGACGGGATCTCCAAAGACGAGAATAATGTATGGTGCCAATCTAAGCTACGCCCTAACTGGAAGATATATAAAGATGTTAATGGATCTAGAAATAATAAAACAAGAAGGAAAGCAGTACATGTTAACCAAAAAGGGAGAGGAACTACTCGAAGATATAAGGAAATTTAATGAAATGAGGAAGGATATGGACCAATTAAGGGAGAAAATTAATAGCGTACTATCTATTAAACAATAA
- a CDS encoding ParA family protein, which yields MERIDIASVKGGVGKSFIAYFLTKALATSRKILLVDKDLTSTISRVYNIKGNLLSYLTVGQSSFMYFKEVDNGLTVINIGCSRKIKNIEPTKIADIYSGFSDYDLMIVDNPSIPSDVCLDTELQAYYTYLNEKRLDYNLILILPPNQFLVDESLAFMELFKDYIKNELSISLGNDLVNFDVISSVINMYNPRERIDISKVQNLTNKIVKIPFKKEAIYTPLDQLNMPKEIIELAKYVLEHIESK from the coding sequence ATGGAAAGAATTGATATAGCCAGCGTCAAAGGTGGTGTAGGGAAATCATTTATAGCTTATTTTCTCACCAAAGCACTTGCTACAAGCCGTAAGATATTATTAGTAGATAAAGATTTGACATCTACAATTAGTAGGGTCTATAACATAAAAGGCAACTTACTATCTTATTTGACAGTGGGTCAGTCTTCTTTTATGTATTTCAAGGAAGTTGACAATGGACTTACAGTAATTAATATAGGCTGTAGTAGGAAAATAAAAAATATAGAACCTACAAAAATAGCAGATATCTATAGTGGATTTTCGGATTACGATTTGATGATAGTTGATAATCCATCAATACCATCAGATGTTTGTTTAGATACTGAGCTTCAAGCTTACTATACTTATTTGAATGAAAAAAGATTAGATTACAATTTAATCCTAATATTGCCCCCTAATCAGTTTTTGGTAGATGAAAGTTTAGCATTCATGGAACTGTTTAAGGATTATATTAAGAATGAATTAAGCATATCTCTGGGAAACGATTTGGTGAATTTTGATGTAATATCCTCAGTAATAAATATGTATAATCCTAGAGAAAGAATAGATATTAGTAAGGTTCAAAATCTAACCAATAAAATAGTTAAAATCCCATTTAAAAAAGAAGCAATTTATACACCCCTTGATCAGCTAAACATGCCGAAAGAAATTATTGAATTGGCTAAATATGTGTTAGAGCATATAGAGAGTAAGTAG
- a CDS encoding DUF3311 domain-containing protein, translating to MVSVKSILAGILLLIPFIAYFAIPTYNKVEPDLGGLPFFYWYQTLWLAISTILFSIAALLLARR from the coding sequence ATGGTAAGTGTGAAAAGTATTTTAGCGGGAATCCTACTTCTAATACCATTTATCGCATATTTTGCAATACCGACATACAATAAAGTAGAGCCAGATTTAGGAGGTTTGCCGTTCTTCTATTGGTATCAAACATTGTGGTTAGCGATATCAACAATACTTTTCTCAATAGCCGCACTCCTTCTTGCCAGAAGGTGA
- a CDS encoding sodium:solute symporter family protein, with translation MLGLAGIIVFIALFIVFIFLGFYGAFWRKGNLDLLHEWGLAGRRLGTVLVWFLMGADLYTAYTFIAVPSSLYAKGAIYFFAVPYVSLTFAIAMLTMPKLWIVSRNRGYVTAADFVKDRFNSSILAALIALTGVVAELPYIALQIVGMKSVLQMMLLGIGNAALVSEISLIVSFIILAAFTYTSGLRGAALTGVFKDILIWITVISVIVIVPLQYGGFTHAFSAINAANLSARYDTLPNNLQIAYWSLFLGSALALYLYPHSINGSLSADDKNRLMYSTALLPIYGIGLAIIALFGILVYAVPNALSVVSKYGGALAVPALITSTMPDWAAGIMLLGIFVGGLVPAAIMAIAASNLLVRNVIKEVNPSITPKGETTLAKWISAVIKFLALAFVFLVPSTYAINLQLLGGILITQTLPAVFLGLYTKWFNPWALTAGWATGIISGTYMFFTFGLPRATSLYPTPFGLMYAAVIALVLNLVVSVIGTLIASALGFKTKSNISAEDLKR, from the coding sequence ATGCTAGGACTAGCTGGTATAATCGTCTTCATAGCGCTTTTCATAGTATTCATATTCCTTGGATTTTATGGTGCCTTCTGGAGAAAAGGAAACTTGGATTTACTTCATGAATGGGGGTTGGCAGGAAGAAGGTTAGGTACTGTTCTAGTATGGTTCTTGATGGGTGCAGATTTATACACAGCGTATACATTTATTGCAGTACCATCAAGCCTTTACGCCAAAGGTGCAATATATTTCTTCGCAGTACCATATGTTTCTTTAACCTTTGCAATAGCCATGTTGACAATGCCTAAACTATGGATTGTTTCGAGAAATAGAGGTTATGTAACAGCAGCAGACTTCGTGAAAGATAGATTCAACAGTAGCATTTTAGCGGCTTTAATAGCGTTAACTGGTGTAGTCGCTGAACTACCTTATATAGCATTGCAAATAGTAGGTATGAAGTCGGTCTTACAGATGATGTTATTAGGAATAGGTAACGCGGCCTTAGTGTCTGAAATTTCCCTAATAGTTTCCTTCATAATTTTAGCTGCATTTACATATACTTCCGGTCTTAGGGGTGCTGCGTTAACTGGAGTTTTTAAAGATATTTTGATCTGGATCACGGTCATATCGGTAATCGTAATCGTACCACTACAATATGGGGGTTTCACTCACGCCTTTAGTGCTATAAACGCAGCAAACCTTTCAGCAAGATATGATACATTACCAAATAACTTACAAATAGCATATTGGAGTTTATTCTTAGGTAGTGCCCTAGCCCTATACCTTTATCCACATTCAATAAACGGTTCACTAAGTGCTGATGATAAAAATAGATTAATGTATAGTACAGCATTATTGCCAATTTATGGTATTGGTCTAGCAATAATAGCACTATTTGGTATTTTAGTTTATGCGGTACCAAATGCATTAAGTGTAGTATCTAAATATGGGGGTGCTCTTGCAGTTCCTGCATTAATAACATCAACCATGCCGGACTGGGCTGCTGGTATAATGCTACTAGGTATATTTGTTGGTGGCTTAGTCCCAGCTGCAATAATGGCAATAGCGGCGTCCAATTTATTAGTTAGAAATGTGATAAAAGAGGTAAATCCAAGCATTACACCTAAAGGGGAAACTACGTTAGCTAAGTGGATTTCAGCTGTTATAAAGTTCTTAGCCTTAGCCTTCGTATTCCTAGTTCCATCCACATATGCCATCAACCTCCAATTGCTAGGAGGAATACTTATAACACAGACATTACCGGCAGTGTTCTTAGGTTTATACACTAAATGGTTTAATCCATGGGCATTAACTGCGGGATGGGCTACTGGAATTATAAGCGGGACCTATATGTTCTTCACATTTGGACTACCTCGTGCCACGTCTCTATATCCTACGCCTTTCGGTTTAATGTATGCTGCAGTAATAGCGTTAGTACTGAACTTGGTAGTTTCAGTCATAGGTACACTTATAGCTAGTGCCCTAGGGTTCAAGACTAAAAGCAATATATCTGCAGAGGATCTAAAAAGATGA
- the cobB gene encoding NAD-dependent protein deacetylase: MIYEKIAEELISSSYAIAFTGAGISTASGIPDFRGPQGLWKKYSPELASIEYFEKDPKNFWEFYSLRMRGLFEAQPNKAHYSLAELEKMGIIKVIITQNIDGLHQKAGSKNVIELHGTMRRSYCVSCLRTYDSLNVLSMIEKGNLPPRCDCGGIIRPDVVLFGEPVKNIYEALSIAYESDLVISIGSSLTVYPANLIPQTVKERGGKLIILNMEETPLDSIADYVVREPVEISLPKIVENVRQKILS, encoded by the coding sequence ATGATATACGAGAAAATAGCTGAAGAACTTATTTCCTCTTCTTACGCCATAGCCTTTACCGGAGCTGGTATCAGTACAGCTTCTGGTATTCCCGATTTCAGAGGTCCTCAAGGATTATGGAAGAAGTATTCACCAGAGTTAGCTAGTATAGAATATTTTGAAAAAGATCCCAAAAATTTTTGGGAATTCTACTCATTAAGAATGAGGGGATTATTCGAAGCCCAACCTAATAAGGCACACTACTCTTTGGCTGAGTTAGAAAAGATGGGTATAATAAAGGTAATAATAACGCAAAATATTGACGGTCTACATCAGAAGGCTGGTTCTAAGAACGTTATTGAGCTTCACGGAACTATGAGGAGGTCATATTGTGTTTCATGCTTAAGGACTTATGATTCTCTAAACGTCCTAAGTATGATAGAAAAGGGTAATCTTCCACCTAGGTGTGATTGCGGTGGGATAATAAGGCCAGATGTTGTACTTTTTGGGGAACCAGTTAAGAACATTTATGAGGCACTAAGTATTGCCTATGAATCTGATCTCGTAATCTCAATAGGTTCTTCATTAACTGTATATCCAGCCAATTTAATTCCACAGACCGTAAAAGAAAGAGGTGGTAAGCTAATAATTTTAAATATGGAGGAGACCCCGTTGGATAGTATTGCGGATTACGTCGTAAGGGAACCAGTGGAAATTTCATTGCCCAAGATAGTTGAAAACGTGAGACAGAAAATACTTTCGTGA